The Phycisphaerales bacterium genome includes a region encoding these proteins:
- a CDS encoding PEP-CTERM sorting domain-containing protein (PEP-CTERM proteins occur, often in large numbers, in the proteomes of bacteria that also encode an exosortase, a predicted intramembrane cysteine proteinase. The presence of a PEP-CTERM domain at a protein's C-terminus predicts cleavage within the sorting domain, followed by covalent anchoring to some some component of the (usually Gram-negative) cell surface. Many PEP-CTERM proteins exhibit an unusual sequence composition that includes large numbers of potential glycosylation sites. Expression of one such protein has been shown restore the ability of a bacterium to form floc, a type of biofilm.): MRKLAVMTLCLVLGSTPAWAGFFDNFESYADTAAMLAPTAWGAMSSTDAPATLMAAGGNPGQYMNHPGGKTAKRLFDALSPDANALVWHGDIIDDGVGNKRVTMGLRTDGGGAPLSALLEMGRYNAFPTGSGYGVRTVFLPGSTGWVQFQDGNGVNIPVVAGIHRIQALITTTDITFTLDMNADGTIDSTLVVPAASAGINYNVYRLGGPSDLSSAGGALGFDNVGIYQVPEPAGLALLALGGLTLLRRR, encoded by the coding sequence ATGCGGAAATTAGCAGTCATGACGTTGTGCCTGGTCCTGGGCAGCACCCCGGCCTGGGCCGGTTTCTTCGACAACTTTGAGTCCTATGCGGATACCGCGGCAATGCTGGCGCCCACGGCCTGGGGGGCCATGTCCAGCACCGACGCCCCCGCTACTCTCATGGCCGCTGGCGGCAACCCCGGCCAATATATGAATCACCCCGGAGGTAAGACTGCCAAGCGCCTGTTTGATGCCCTCAGTCCCGATGCGAACGCCCTCGTCTGGCACGGTGACATCATCGACGATGGCGTCGGCAACAAGCGCGTCACCATGGGTCTGCGTACCGACGGTGGTGGGGCACCTTTGTCCGCCCTGCTCGAGATGGGCCGCTATAACGCCTTCCCCACCGGCTCCGGCTATGGCGTGCGTACGGTCTTTCTACCTGGATCAACCGGCTGGGTGCAGTTCCAGGACGGCAACGGCGTCAATATCCCCGTGGTAGCCGGCATACACCGCATCCAGGCGCTCATCACGACCACCGACATCACCTTTACATTGGACATGAACGCCGACGGCACCATCGACTCCACGCTGGTTGTGCCAGCGGCTTCGGCTGGTATCAATTACAACGTCTACCGTCTTGGTGGCCCATCCGACTTGTCATCCGCCGGCGGAGCCCTAGGGTTCGATAATGTCGGCATTTACCAGGTTCCTGAGCCGGCCGGCCTTGCACTGCTCGCGCTCGGTGGCCTCACGCTCCTGCGAAGGCGCTAG